TTCTTCTTTAAAAGCTTTAACCTGGCATTTTCAACAATGTCGTCCGTTTCGGCAGCAAATCCGACAAGTACCTGCCCTTCTCTCTTTTGCCGACCCAATTCGGCTAGGATGTCCGGATTGGGAACGACTCTAATGGTTATCTCTTTATCGCCTTTCTTTATCTTGCTCTCGCTTTGCACATCAGGGCGGTAATCCCCTACGGCTGCAGCCATAATAACGACATCACACCGGGGCGCCCTTTCCACTACGGCGGAGTGCATCTCCAGGGCAGAAACCACCGGGATAAGGCTCACCCCCGGCGGGGCTTCAATATGCGTGGGGCCGGAAACCAGACACACCTCGGCGCCTTTCAGAGATGCAACCCTTGCCAGGGCATAACCCATTTTTCCACTGGACGGATTCGATATGAACCTCACCGGATCGAAAAACTCCCTTGTAGGACCTGCGGTAACCAGAACATTCAGGCACTTAAGGCTTTTTTCAGTAAGCGCCGACGCAATTTCATGGAGCATCCTTGCAACAGAGGGAAGCCTCCCCGGCCCTTCCTCTCCGCAGGCGACTACTCCTGGGTCGGGTTCAACCACACTAAACCCACGCTCTCGAAGGGTTGAAACATTTGCCTGCGTTGTCTGATGAGCGTACATGGCAGGATTCATTGCAGGGCAGAAGACCACAGGACACCTGGCCGCAAGAAGCAGGGTGCTGAGATAATCGTCGGCAATTCCGTGAGCAGCCTTGGCAAGGATATTGGCCGTTGCCGGGGCAACAACTATGACATCTGCTTTACGGGCAAGTTCAATATGACCGAAAACATCATCTGATAATCCGCCAAAGAGATCTATCATCACGGGGTTTTGAGTAAGTGCTCTGAAGCTCAAGGGTCCCACAAACTCACAGGCATTTTTCGTCATTACAACGTGGACATCACATCCTTCATCTCTAAGCTTCCTTACCAGATCACAGGCTTTATACGCAGCAATGCTACCGGTTACACCCAGTACCACCGTCTTTCCTCTAAGGACCGGAAAAGGCATCGCCATCCGTCTCCGTCATCGGGTATTTAAGGCTGTCCGGGTAGAACATATATCTCAACGTAAGTATACCACATTTTTGGATAAACATTGATAACACATATCCTGTTGGCCTTTTCGAAAACCATTATGGATCGCTCATACCGGGAGCTTCCCTTGAGTTTCCACTGTTCTCTGGGCA
The sequence above is drawn from the Thermodesulforhabdus norvegica genome and encodes:
- the coaBC gene encoding bifunctional phosphopantothenoylcysteine decarboxylase/phosphopantothenate--cysteine ligase CoaBC, encoding MPFPVLRGKTVVLGVTGSIAAYKACDLVRKLRDEGCDVHVVMTKNACEFVGPLSFRALTQNPVMIDLFGGLSDDVFGHIELARKADVIVVAPATANILAKAAHGIADDYLSTLLLAARCPVVFCPAMNPAMYAHQTTQANVSTLRERGFSVVEPDPGVVACGEEGPGRLPSVARMLHEIASALTEKSLKCLNVLVTAGPTREFFDPVRFISNPSSGKMGYALARVASLKGAEVCLVSGPTHIEAPPGVSLIPVVSALEMHSAVVERAPRCDVVIMAAAVGDYRPDVQSESKIKKGDKEITIRVVPNPDILAELGRQKREGQVLVGFAAETDDIVENARLKLLKKNLDMIVANDVRDPRSGFAVDTNRVKLIFGSGDVVDLPPMSKDEVALKIFDYVEELVKRREGF